The following coding sequences lie in one Plasmodium sp. gorilla clade G2 genome assembly, chromosome: 11 genomic window:
- a CDS encoding transcription factor with AP2 domain(s), putative — protein MNLFYNLINSIKRKNENKKFYIQFYKKRFHISTIYQHRKKSICLNSIQNNSSVNNNICVVKNETEEINKKNSDFIQYIFKWGIGNKFRSDPENRYHPVHLRRSKEVTIRKDYFDNVNENIRYEELNEQWEVYWFENNKLNAKPFPVKKFGIHDAKKEAIKFYESLKVEHRLMPKPKYESGVEGVHYDNITNCWVAFYRSNNFPVCRSFSAEYHGFETAKQMAIERVEKNKK, from the exons ATGAATTTATTTTACAACCTAATTAACtcaataaaaagaaaaaatgaaaacaagAAATTTTACatacaattttataaaaaacgATTTCATATAAGTACAATATATCAACATAGGAAAAAATCAATATGTTTAAATtcaatacaaaataattcaagtgtaaataataatatatgtgtggtaaaaaatgaaacagaagaaataaataaaaaaaattctgattttattcaatatatttttaaatgggGCATAGGAAATAAATTTCGTTCCGATCCAGAAAACAG gTATCATCCAGTACATTTAAGACGCTCCAAAGAAGTAACCATAAGAAAAGATTACTTTGATAAtgttaatgaaaatataaggTATGAAGAATTAAATGAACAATGGGAAGTATATTGgtttgaaaataataaactaAACGCAAAACCTTTTCCTGTTAAAAAGTTCGGAATACATGATGCAAAAAAGGAAGCAATCAAATTTTATGAATCCTTAAAA gTAGAACATCGTCTAATGCCAAAACCTAAATACGAATCAGGAGTTGAAG GTGTTCACTATGATAATATTACCAACTGTTGGGTTGCTTTTTATCGTTCAAACAACTTCCCCGTTTGCAGATCTTTCTCAGCTGAGTATCATGGATTCGAAACTGCCAAACAGATGGCCATAGAAAGAGTTGAAAAgaataagaaataa
- a CDS encoding peptidyl-prolyl cis-trans isomerase produces MNKLVSIILVIFFMFHKYAVCTEEHEITHKTYFDITIDDKPLGRIVFGLYGKVAPKTVKNFVSICKGTVVDGKMLHYTNSIFHRIIPNFMAQGGDITNFNGTGGLSIYGKKFEDENFKVNHSRRGLLSMANAGKNTNGSQFFILFIPTPWLDGRHVVFGEVIEGLDKLVHIEAVGTDSGEPLKRVLVKESGELPL; encoded by the exons atgaataaatta GTGTCAATCATTTTAGTTATATTCTTTATGTTCCATAAATATGCTGTATGTACTGAGGAACATGAAATTACTCACAAA acCTATTTTGATATAACTATCGATGACAAGCCACTTGGAAGAATCGTTTTTGGTTTATATGGAAAGGTAGCCCCAAAGACTGTGAAAAATTTTGTAAGCATATGTAAAGGAACAGTTGTAGATGGAAAAATGTTACACTATACGAATTCTATTTTTCATCGTATAATACCCAATTTTATGGCTCAAGGAGGAGATATAACAAATTTTAATGGCACAGGTGGTTTAAGTATTTATGGAAAGAAATTTGAAGATGAGAATTTTAAAGTAAATCATAGTAGAAGAGGATTATTATCAATGGCTAATGCAGGAAAAAATACAAACGGAAGTCAattcttcattttatttattcctaCTCCATGGCTTGATGGAAGACATGTAGTTTTTGGTGAAGTTATTGAAGGCTTAGATAAATTAGTACATATTGAAGCTGTAGGTACAGATTCTGGTGAACCATTAAAGAGAGTATTAGTGAAAGAATCAGGAGAATTACCATtgtaa
- a CDS encoding falcipain 2, with product MDYHMDYAPNEVISQQGERFVDRYVDRKVLKNKKSLLVIASLSVLSIVSFVLFYFSPNGRKTDLFKNSSVENNNDDYIINSLLKSPNGKKFIVSKIDEAISFYDNKKNDISKYNDSKSYNNADFKGLSLFKENTPANNFIYNKDYFINFFDNKFLMNNADHINQFYMFIKTNNKQYNSPDEMKERFQVFLQNANKVNMHNNNKNSLYKKELNKFADLTYHEFKSKYLSLRSSQPLKSSKYLLDVMNYEEVIKKYRGEENFDHAAYDWRLHSGVTPVKDQKNCGSCWAFSSIGSVESQYAIRKNKLITLSEQELVDCSFKNYGCNGGLINNAFEDMIELGGICPDGDYPYVSDAPNLCNIDRCAEKYGIKNYLAVPDNKLKEALRFLGPISISVAVSDDFAFYKEGIFDGECGEELNHAVMLVGFGMKEIVDPLTKKGEKHYYYIIKNSWGQQWGERGFINIETDESGLMRRCGLGTDAFIPLIE from the coding sequence ATGGATTACCACATGGATTATGCTCCCAATGAGGTAATTTCTCAACAAGGAGAAAGATTTGTCGACAGATATGTTGATAGAAAAGTattaaagaacaaaaaatcaTTGTTAGTTATTGCTTCATTATCAGTACTTTCAATTGTtagttttgttttattttatttttctccaAATGGTAGAAAAACTGATTTATTCAAAAACTCATCAGTTGAAAACAATAATGATGACTACATAATAAATAGCTTGTTAAAAAGCCCAAATGGCAAGAAATTTATTGTCTCCAAAATTGATGAAGCTATATCATTCTATGATAACAAAAAGAATGACATAAGTAAATACAACGACAGTAAAAGCTACAACAACGCTGATTTTAAAGGCCTTAGcttatttaaagaaaacaCCCCAgctaataattttatatataataaagattattttataaatttttttgataataaattCTTAATGAATAATGCAGATCATATAAACCAATTCTATATGTTCATAAAAACTAACAACAAACAATACAATTCTCCAGATGAAATGAAAGAAAGATTTCAAGTATTCTTACAAAATGCAAACAAAGTAAATATgcataacaataataaaaacagtttatataaaaaagaattaaataaatttgcTGATTTAACTTATCATGAATTTAAAAGTAAATATCTTAGCTTAAGATCTTCACAACCATTAAAGAGttctaaatatttattagatGTAATGAATTATGAAgaagttataaaaaaatatagaggAGAAGAAAACTTCGACCATGCCGCTTATGATTGGAGATTACACAGTGGTGTAACACCTGTAAAAGACCAAAAAAATTGTGGATCATGCTGGGCCTTCAGTAGTATAGGTTCTGTAGAATCACAATATGCTatcagaaaaaataaattaataactTTAAGTGAACAAGAATTAGTAGATTgttcatttaaaaattatggtTGTAATGGAGGACTCATTAATAACGCTTTTGAAGATATGATTGAACTTGGAGGTATATGTCCAGATGGTGATTATCCATATGTCAGTGATGCTCCaaatttatgtaatatagACAGATGTGCTGAAAAATATGGAATCAAAAATTATTTAGCTGTCCCAGacaataaattaaaagaagcTCTTAGATTCTTAGGACCAATCAGTATTAGTGTAGCTGTATCAGATGATTTCGCTTTTTACAAAGAAGGTATTTTTGATGGTGAATGTGGTGAAGAATTAAACCACGCCGTTATGCTTGTTGGTTTTGGTATGAAAGAAATTGTTGATCCattaacaaaaaaaggagaaaaacattattattacataattaAAAACTCATGGGGACAACAATGGGGAGAAAGAGGTTTCATAAATATTGAAACTGATGAATCTGGATTAATGAGAAGATGTGGATTAGGTACTGATGCATTCATCCCATTAAttgaataa